From Amycolatopsis sp. cg9, one genomic window encodes:
- a CDS encoding endonuclease/exonuclease/phosphatase family protein, translating into MWRRGRIIAVFAVLAALLLLAHPLVPNWPGNAGSLLETFLPWTGALVLLLLLAALLRRSALALVVLLLPTVVWGASFGGKLFDQRGTGGDFTVVSHNVNDENPDPAGTARALAASGAQVVALEELKRSEIPKYEEALAARYPHHTVQGTVGVWSAFPLRDTRPLEIMPWTRALRTTVDTPKGAVAVFVAHLPSVRVRLDAGFTAGGRDAAVERLADYVAAESAPRTVLVGDFNGTADDRALAPITARLRAAQDEAGDGFGFSWPASLPLARIDQIFVGGVRPVAAWTLPATGSDHLPVAATVAL; encoded by the coding sequence ATCTGGCGCCGCGGCCGCATCATCGCCGTCTTCGCTGTGCTGGCCGCGCTGCTCCTGCTCGCGCATCCCCTCGTCCCCAACTGGCCGGGGAACGCGGGCAGCCTCCTCGAAACCTTCCTCCCGTGGACCGGCGCCCTGGTCCTCCTCCTGCTCCTCGCCGCCCTGCTCCGCCGCTCGGCGCTCGCGCTCGTCGTGCTCCTCCTTCCCACCGTGGTCTGGGGCGCTTCCTTCGGCGGCAAGCTCTTCGACCAGCGCGGCACCGGGGGCGACTTCACCGTCGTCTCCCACAACGTCAACGACGAAAACCCGGATCCGGCCGGCACCGCGCGGGCCCTCGCCGCTTCGGGGGCTCAGGTCGTCGCGCTCGAGGAGCTGAAACGGTCCGAAATCCCCAAGTACGAAGAGGCGCTCGCCGCCCGGTACCCGCACCACACCGTCCAGGGCACCGTCGGGGTCTGGAGCGCCTTTCCGCTCCGGGACACCCGGCCGCTCGAAATCATGCCGTGGACCCGGGCGCTCCGGACCACTGTGGACACTCCGAAGGGGGCCGTCGCGGTCTTCGTGGCGCACCTGCCGTCGGTGCGCGTGCGGCTCGACGCCGGGTTCACCGCCGGTGGCCGGGACGCCGCGGTCGAGCGGCTCGCGGACTACGTCGCCGCGGAATCCGCGCCGCGGACCGTGCTCGTCGGCGATTTCAACGGGACCGCCGACGATCGGGCGCTCGCGCCGATCACCGCGCGCCTGCGAGCGGCGCAGGACGAGGCCGGGGACGGGTTCGGGTTCAGCTGGCCCGCGTCGCTGCCGCTGGCCCGGATCGACCAGATCTTCGTCGGCGGGGTCCGGCCGGTGGCGGCGTGGACGCTGCCCGCGACCGGGAGCGACCACCTGCCCGTGGCGGCCACCGTCGCGCTGTAG
- a CDS encoding LacI family DNA-binding transcriptional regulator has protein sequence MAERPRSGGPVRVTAAGTRQPSLTDVAGVAGVSHMTVSRVINGTGPVRPETRARVLAAIEELGYRPNSAARALVTGRTGTLGVVALESNLYGPASTLYGIENAAREAGYAITISSVSRPGRSSIADAVENLRRQAVEGIIVIAPHVSAGRALEAAPADFPVVAVGGGETAPVPVISVDQRDGARRATEHLLALGHRTVWHVAGPEDWLEARDRELGWRETLERHGVAAPRVIRGDWSSRSGYEAGRSLAAEPKLDAVFAGNDQMALGLLRAFAEAGISVPRDVRVAGFDDVPEAAYFTPPLTTVRQDFIEVGRRTFGLLTQRMDGGDRHARALVVPELIVRESTGPR, from the coding sequence GTGGCTGAACGACCTCGCTCCGGCGGACCCGTGCGGGTGACCGCGGCCGGGACGCGGCAGCCGAGCCTGACCGATGTCGCGGGTGTCGCCGGGGTGTCGCACATGACCGTGTCGCGGGTGATCAACGGGACCGGTCCGGTGCGCCCGGAGACGCGGGCCCGGGTGCTCGCGGCGATCGAGGAACTGGGCTACCGGCCCAACTCCGCGGCCCGCGCGCTGGTCACCGGGCGGACCGGGACGCTCGGCGTCGTCGCGCTCGAGTCCAATCTGTACGGTCCGGCCAGCACGCTGTACGGCATCGAGAACGCCGCCCGCGAAGCCGGGTACGCGATCACGATCTCCAGCGTGAGCCGGCCGGGCCGGTCGTCGATCGCCGACGCGGTGGAGAACCTCCGCCGCCAGGCGGTCGAGGGCATCATCGTCATCGCCCCGCACGTCAGTGCGGGCCGCGCACTGGAAGCCGCGCCCGCGGACTTCCCGGTCGTCGCCGTCGGCGGCGGGGAGACCGCGCCCGTGCCGGTCATCTCCGTCGACCAGCGCGACGGCGCCCGCCGCGCCACCGAACACCTGCTCGCCCTCGGCCACCGCACGGTCTGGCACGTCGCCGGGCCGGAGGACTGGCTGGAGGCCCGCGACCGCGAGCTCGGCTGGCGCGAAACCCTGGAACGCCACGGAGTCGCGGCCCCGCGGGTCATCCGCGGCGACTGGAGCTCGCGGTCGGGTTACGAGGCGGGGCGATCCCTCGCCGCGGAACCGAAGCTGGACGCCGTCTTCGCCGGCAACGACCAGATGGCGCTCGGCCTGCTGCGCGCGTTCGCCGAGGCGGGCATTTCGGTGCCGCGCGACGTGCGCGTCGCGGGCTTCGACGACGTGCCGGAGGCGGCGTACTTCACGCCGCCGCTCACCACGGTGCGCCAGGACTTCATCGAAGTCGGCCGGCGCACGTTCGGCCTGCTCACCCAGCGGATGGACGGGGGCGACCGGCACGCACGCGCGCTGGTGGTGCCCGAGCTGATCGTCCGCGAGAGCACCGGGCCGCGTTAG
- a CDS encoding ABC transporter substrate-binding protein, which produces MLTLTNLITVDRGVNVLKKRWAAAAAAAAGLVLLTACGSGGSSGGSGGAITLGFAQVGAESGWRTANTKSIQESAKTAGIELKFSDAQQKQENQISAIRSYIQQKVKVIAFSPVVESGWDTVLKEAKSANIPVILTDRAIDSPDKSLYKTFLGSDFIAEGKKAGEWLTKEFGSATGQVNIVELQGTTGSAPANDRKKGFADVIAADPKYKIVASQTGEFTRAKGKEVMEAFLKSQPKIDVLYAHNDDMALGAIEAIEAAGKVPGKDIKIVSVDGVKDALQALADGKINHVVECNPLLGPQLMDLVKKVSAGEQVPARIETQETEFDQASAKAALPQRQY; this is translated from the coding sequence ATGTTAACGCTAACAAATTTGATCACCGTCGATCGAGGAGTGAACGTGCTGAAGAAGCGATGGGCCGCCGCGGCGGCCGCGGCGGCCGGACTCGTGCTGCTCACCGCCTGCGGGAGTGGTGGCTCTTCCGGTGGCTCCGGCGGGGCGATCACGCTCGGCTTCGCCCAGGTGGGCGCCGAGAGCGGCTGGCGGACGGCGAACACGAAGTCGATCCAGGAGTCGGCCAAGACCGCGGGCATCGAGCTGAAGTTCTCCGACGCGCAGCAGAAGCAGGAGAACCAGATCTCCGCGATCCGCTCCTACATCCAGCAGAAGGTCAAGGTCATCGCCTTCTCGCCGGTCGTCGAGTCCGGCTGGGACACCGTGCTCAAGGAGGCGAAGAGCGCCAACATCCCGGTCATCCTCACCGACCGCGCGATCGACTCGCCGGACAAGTCGCTCTACAAGACCTTCCTCGGCTCGGACTTCATCGCCGAGGGCAAGAAGGCGGGGGAGTGGCTGACCAAGGAGTTCGGCAGCGCCACCGGCCAGGTCAACATCGTCGAACTGCAGGGCACCACGGGTTCCGCGCCGGCGAACGACCGCAAGAAGGGCTTCGCGGACGTCATCGCGGCGGACCCGAAGTACAAGATCGTCGCGTCGCAGACCGGTGAGTTCACCCGCGCGAAGGGCAAGGAGGTCATGGAGGCCTTCCTGAAGTCCCAGCCCAAGATCGACGTCCTCTACGCGCACAACGACGACATGGCGCTCGGCGCCATCGAGGCGATCGAGGCCGCGGGCAAGGTCCCGGGCAAGGACATCAAGATCGTCTCGGTCGACGGTGTCAAGGACGCGCTGCAGGCACTCGCCGACGGCAAGATCAACCACGTCGTCGAATGCAACCCGCTGCTCGGCCCGCAGCTGATGGACCTGGTGAAGAAGGTCTCCGCCGGCGAGCAGGTGCCCGCCCGCATCGAAACCCAGGAAACCGAGTTCGACCAGGCGTCGGCGAAGGCCGCCCTGCCGCAGCGGCAGTACTGA
- a CDS encoding sugar ABC transporter ATP-binding protein produces MPAEILTMTGIRKEFPGVLALDGVDFRLFPGEVHALMGENGAGKSTLIKVLTGVYGVDAGTITLAGTAVAFGGPGEAQRAGVSTVYQEVNLCPNLSVAENVCLGREPRRFGRIQWGPMRRRAEELLARLDVHVDVSAELSTCSIAVQQLVAIARALDVDARVLVLDEPTSSLDAGEVEQLLTVVRSLREQGLAILFVSHFIDQVFAVADRMTVLRNGKLIGEYRTADITPVELVTKMIGKELQVLEDLEDSGPTRAEVADAPVLLSAEDLGRKGGVEPFSLDIHAGEVVGLAGLLGSGRTELARLLFGADHADSGSVRVDDEVTNLRTPRAGLDHRIAFCSENRKTEGLVEELTVRENIVLALQASRGWARPLSRRRQDELAEKYIKALDIRPADPEALVGNLSGGNQQKVLLARWLITEPRLLILDEPTRGIDIGAKTEIQRLVTQLSADGMAVVYISAELDEVLRLSHRVVVLRDRKVVAQRENQGLTADDVMATMAEGVQA; encoded by the coding sequence ATGCCCGCCGAAATCCTGACCATGACCGGGATCCGCAAGGAGTTCCCCGGCGTCCTCGCCCTCGACGGCGTCGACTTCCGCCTGTTCCCGGGCGAGGTCCACGCGCTGATGGGGGAGAACGGCGCCGGCAAGTCCACCCTGATCAAGGTGCTGACCGGGGTGTACGGGGTGGACGCGGGCACGATCACCCTCGCCGGGACCGCCGTCGCCTTCGGCGGCCCCGGCGAGGCCCAGCGGGCCGGTGTCAGCACGGTCTACCAGGAGGTCAACCTCTGCCCGAACCTGTCCGTGGCGGAGAACGTCTGCCTCGGCCGGGAACCCCGCCGCTTCGGCCGCATCCAATGGGGCCCGATGCGGCGGCGGGCCGAGGAGCTCCTGGCCCGGCTGGACGTCCACGTGGACGTCTCGGCCGAGCTGAGCACCTGCTCGATCGCGGTGCAACAGCTGGTCGCGATCGCCCGCGCCCTCGACGTCGACGCGCGGGTCCTCGTCCTCGACGAGCCGACGTCCAGTTTGGACGCCGGCGAGGTCGAGCAGCTGCTGACGGTCGTCCGGTCCCTGCGCGAGCAGGGGCTGGCGATCCTGTTCGTCTCCCACTTCATCGACCAGGTCTTCGCCGTCGCCGACCGGATGACCGTGCTGCGCAACGGAAAGCTGATCGGCGAGTACCGCACCGCGGACATCACGCCGGTCGAGCTCGTCACCAAGATGATCGGCAAGGAGCTGCAGGTCCTCGAAGACCTGGAGGACTCCGGCCCCACCCGGGCCGAGGTCGCGGACGCGCCGGTCCTGCTGTCCGCCGAAGACCTCGGCCGCAAGGGCGGCGTCGAACCGTTCAGCCTCGACATCCACGCCGGCGAGGTCGTCGGCCTCGCCGGGCTCCTGGGTTCCGGCCGCACCGAGCTGGCCCGGCTGCTCTTCGGCGCCGACCACGCCGACAGCGGTTCGGTCCGCGTCGACGACGAGGTCACGAACCTGCGGACCCCGCGCGCCGGGCTCGACCACCGGATCGCGTTCTGCTCGGAGAACCGCAAGACCGAAGGCCTGGTCGAAGAGCTGACCGTCCGGGAGAACATCGTCCTGGCGCTCCAAGCTTCACGCGGCTGGGCGCGGCCGCTGTCCCGGCGCCGCCAGGACGAACTCGCGGAGAAGTACATCAAGGCGCTCGACATCCGCCCCGCCGACCCGGAAGCCCTGGTGGGCAACCTCTCCGGCGGGAACCAGCAGAAGGTGCTGCTGGCCCGCTGGCTCATCACCGAACCGCGGCTGCTGATCCTCGACGAGCCGACCCGCGGCATCGACATCGGTGCCAAGACGGAGATCCAGCGGCTGGTCACCCAGCTCTCGGCGGACGGCATGGCCGTCGTCTACATCTCCGCCGAGCTGGACGAGGTGCTCCGGCTGAGTCACCGCGTCGTCGTGCTGCGCGACCGGAAGGTCGTGGCACAACGGGAAAACCAGGGCCTCACCGCGGACGACGTCATGGCCACGATGGCCGAGGGGGTGCAGGCATGA
- a CDS encoding ABC transporter permease, which yields MTGLAKKRLFWPVVALLALLLGDLIASPAFFSIELRDGHLYGNLVDILKNGAPLILIAIGMTLVIATRGIDLSVGAVVAISGSLACLWIADHPGGVGATLVAVGLALGLSLVLGVWNGWLVAALGIQPIIATLILMVAGRGIAQLISGGQIITINSAPYEWIGSGFVLTLPSAILIALAVFVLASLLVRRSALGLLVEAVGGNPEASRLAGLRSARLTWLVYVFCALCAGIAGLMISANVHSADANHAGLFIELDAILAVVVGGTQLTGGRFSIGGAVIGALLIQTLTTTVYALGIPPEAIMLFKAVVVLAVCLLQSPAFRRKLRRRARPAAPAPVSAPEKVEVTA from the coding sequence ATGACCGGCCTGGCGAAGAAGCGGCTCTTCTGGCCCGTGGTGGCGCTGCTCGCGCTGCTGCTGGGCGACCTGATCGCGAGCCCGGCGTTCTTCTCGATCGAACTGCGCGACGGTCACCTCTACGGGAACCTCGTCGACATCCTGAAGAACGGCGCCCCGCTGATCCTCATCGCGATCGGCATGACGCTCGTCATCGCCACCCGCGGCATCGACCTCTCGGTGGGCGCGGTCGTCGCGATCAGCGGTTCGCTGGCCTGCCTGTGGATCGCCGACCACCCCGGCGGCGTGGGCGCCACGCTCGTCGCGGTCGGGCTGGCACTGGGGCTTTCGCTGGTGCTCGGGGTGTGGAACGGCTGGCTCGTCGCCGCACTGGGCATCCAGCCGATCATCGCCACGCTCATCCTGATGGTCGCCGGGCGGGGGATCGCGCAGCTGATCTCCGGCGGGCAGATCATCACGATCAACTCCGCGCCCTACGAATGGATCGGCAGCGGGTTCGTGCTCACCCTGCCGAGCGCCATCCTCATTGCGCTGGCCGTGTTCGTGCTCGCGTCGCTGCTGGTCCGCCGCTCGGCGCTCGGGCTGCTCGTCGAGGCCGTCGGCGGCAACCCCGAAGCCAGCCGGCTGGCCGGGCTGCGCTCGGCGCGGCTGACCTGGCTCGTCTACGTGTTCTGCGCGCTGTGCGCGGGCATCGCCGGGCTGATGATCAGCGCGAACGTGCACAGCGCCGACGCCAACCACGCCGGGCTGTTCATCGAGCTCGACGCCATCCTCGCCGTCGTCGTCGGCGGCACGCAGCTGACCGGCGGCCGGTTCTCCATCGGCGGGGCGGTGATCGGCGCGCTGCTCATCCAGACGCTGACCACCACCGTCTACGCCCTCGGCATCCCGCCCGAGGCGATCATGCTGTTCAAGGCCGTGGTCGTGCTGGCGGTGTGCCTGCTGCAGTCGCCCGCGTTCCGCCGCAAGCTCCGCCGCAGGGCCCGCCCGGCCGCACCGGCGCCTGTGTCCGCTCCGGAGAAGGTGGAGGTCACGGCATGA
- the yjfF gene encoding galactofuranose ABC transporter, permease protein YjfF, with translation MTTLTRIKGYRPQQRHLPILATMALLIGAYVFGAASYDAFGSGQVVLDLFINNAFLLVVAVGMTFVILTGGIDLSVGSVVALSTVISGDLLQKHGWPAYAAIAVVLVAGALLGAGMGALIHFFEIQPFIATLIGMFFARGLCYTISTEAYSIDNTTIATLAQTQIPLGGELHISISVVVALVVVAAAVYVLAFTRFGRTVYSIGGNAQSAMLMGLKTGRTKIAVYTISGFCSALGGLLLVLYKSSGDPLNGVGLELTAIAAVVIGGTILTGGSGYVLGTVLGIMVLGIIQTLITFDGTLNSWWTSIITGALLFVFIVLQRLVTRRTR, from the coding sequence ATGACCACGCTGACCCGCATCAAGGGCTACCGGCCGCAGCAGCGGCACCTCCCGATCCTGGCGACGATGGCGCTGCTCATCGGTGCCTACGTCTTCGGCGCGGCCAGCTACGACGCGTTCGGGTCCGGGCAGGTCGTGCTCGACCTGTTCATCAACAACGCCTTCCTGCTCGTGGTCGCGGTCGGGATGACGTTCGTGATCCTCACCGGCGGCATCGACCTGTCCGTCGGCTCGGTCGTCGCACTGTCCACAGTGATCTCCGGCGACCTGCTGCAGAAGCACGGCTGGCCCGCGTACGCGGCGATCGCCGTGGTGCTGGTGGCCGGCGCGCTGCTCGGCGCCGGGATGGGCGCGCTCATCCACTTCTTCGAGATCCAGCCGTTCATCGCCACGCTGATCGGGATGTTCTTCGCCCGCGGGCTCTGCTACACGATCAGCACCGAGGCGTACTCGATCGACAACACGACGATCGCCACCCTCGCGCAGACGCAGATCCCGCTCGGCGGGGAACTGCACATCTCGATCAGCGTGGTCGTCGCGCTCGTGGTCGTGGCGGCCGCGGTCTACGTTCTGGCGTTCACGCGGTTCGGGCGGACGGTCTACTCGATCGGCGGCAACGCGCAGTCCGCGATGCTGATGGGGCTCAAGACCGGTCGCACGAAGATCGCGGTGTACACGATCAGCGGGTTCTGCTCGGCGCTCGGCGGGCTGCTGCTGGTGCTGTACAAGTCTTCCGGCGACCCGCTCAACGGCGTGGGCCTCGAACTGACCGCGATCGCCGCGGTCGTCATCGGCGGCACCATCCTCACCGGCGGCTCCGGCTACGTGCTCGGCACCGTGCTCGGGATCATGGTGCTGGGCATCATCCAGACGCTGATCACCTTCGACGGCACCCTGAACTCCTGGTGGACCTCGATCATCACCGGTGCCCTCCTGTTCGTCTTCATCGTCCTGCAACGCCTCGTGACCCGACGGACCCGCTAG
- a CDS encoding LamG-like jellyroll fold domain-containing protein produces the protein MLRRIRCPLAVLAALALCSALPVTAAAADPDPALAGHWTFDEGSGTTAADTAGEHPATLNSGAGWAPGIRGGALTTDGAGGFADAGAPVLDTTKSFSVGSWVKLDKTSGYQTFVSVDGNQVSNFFLQFRDDSRRFAFTRLAGDAPTDGVVAGANFDPVVGQWYQLTGVFDAAASTLSLYVDGSRQATVSAPAGWAGTGHLVIGRGKYGGNPVDYVDGSIDDVRAYSGALTPADAARLAIAGHWSLDEGTGTTAADDSLDARTATLTGGATWDDGVVGPHGVVLDGTDAAVDAPAPVVDTAQSFSVSAWVKPSAATGFRTAVSVDGSAISGFYLQRAADGRFAFTRRAGDGDTASSSAVSTLPAQAGQWQHLAGVYNRASGTLSLYVNGTLQQSVPFTTPWTAAGHLVIGRGKWAGGPADWFAGGVDDVRAYPTPLTASAVAALAAGGSWHFDEGTGTVARDSSANAADGTLRGATWTAGAAGQAVQFDGKSTVDMGTSPAFDTGTGSLSLAAWFRTTSDGTLVDHGDGYALGMTGGRLTARVGTVQVTTTGGGLADGTWHHAAVVLDRASQRLTVYADGDAATVTSTCGTPTGTTLDVSACPASGTAAAPLTVGAGFTGAIDELELRRFPLTAAQIGTLAGANQLAVDANVVRANTRPTTYGSILEDISHSVEGGLYAELVRNRTFKEAYQRGSGAGDTPVPYWSLVTSPGATGTYAIDTATPLNTALDRSLKLHADAVPVTGRVAAANVGFYGIAAKPATKYTGSFFAKGTWTGAVRVSLEKPDGTVLASKDVQPVGAAWAQQTFSFTTPSTIAASTDNRIVVSLVNKGKQALAGDAWFQQVSLFPPTFKNHGVRLDLGQKLAAMKLGLFRVPGGNYLEGNTLDTRFAWKNTIGKPEERPGHQNTAWGYWSTDGFGILDYLKLAEDIGAQPLLALFAGYTLNGQHVSQADYPQYVQEALDEIEYAIGDSSTTWGAKRIADGHPAPFDLHYVEVGNEDWFDGSGSYAWRFTDMYNAVKAKYPQLTVIATTGGLQGGAASSTPTGVRPDAADDHYYQSPQWFTDNSTRYDTADRSGPDILVGEYGAQDGRPTGTLAAAIGEAAFLTGLERNSDVVIGSMYAPVLVHENQSNWPVNLIGLDAGSSYGSPSYWVQQMFSSTLGKQIVTSRLNQGSPLRQVVNVTTKAGKKTFTVKLVNPTGQVQTARLAFTGVTAVDGTGTLTTLTGDPAGRNSLAAPAAIVPQTRELTGLAATSKLTLPANSVTTLVMTGR, from the coding sequence ATGCTCCGCAGAATCCGGTGCCCCTTGGCCGTGCTGGCGGCCTTGGCGCTGTGCTCTGCCCTGCCCGTGACCGCGGCGGCGGCCGACCCCGACCCGGCGCTCGCCGGGCACTGGACGTTCGACGAGGGCAGCGGGACGACCGCCGCCGACACCGCGGGGGAGCACCCCGCCACCCTGAACTCCGGCGCGGGCTGGGCACCCGGCATCCGCGGCGGCGCCTTGACCACCGACGGCGCGGGCGGTTTCGCCGACGCGGGCGCGCCCGTGCTGGACACCACCAAGAGCTTCTCCGTCGGCAGCTGGGTCAAGCTCGACAAGACCTCGGGCTACCAGACGTTCGTGAGCGTCGACGGCAACCAGGTCAGCAACTTCTTCCTGCAGTTCCGCGACGACTCGCGCCGGTTCGCCTTCACCCGCCTGGCCGGGGACGCCCCGACCGACGGCGTCGTCGCGGGCGCGAACTTCGACCCGGTCGTCGGCCAGTGGTACCAGCTGACCGGTGTGTTCGACGCCGCCGCGTCGACGCTGTCGCTGTACGTCGACGGCAGCCGGCAGGCCACCGTCTCCGCGCCCGCGGGCTGGGCGGGCACCGGCCACCTGGTGATCGGCCGCGGCAAGTACGGCGGCAACCCGGTGGACTACGTCGACGGCTCGATCGACGACGTCCGCGCCTACTCCGGTGCGCTCACCCCGGCCGACGCCGCGCGCCTGGCCATCGCCGGGCACTGGAGCCTCGACGAGGGCACCGGCACCACGGCGGCCGACGACTCGCTCGACGCGCGCACCGCCACCCTGACCGGCGGCGCCACCTGGGACGACGGAGTGGTCGGCCCGCACGGGGTCGTCCTCGACGGCACCGATGCCGCGGTCGACGCTCCGGCTCCGGTCGTCGACACCGCGCAGAGCTTCTCGGTGTCCGCCTGGGTCAAGCCCTCGGCGGCCACCGGGTTCCGGACCGCGGTGAGCGTCGACGGCTCGGCGATCAGCGGCTTCTACCTCCAGCGCGCGGCCGACGGCCGGTTCGCCTTCACCCGCCGCGCGGGCGACGGCGACACGGCGTCCTCCTCGGCGGTCTCCACGCTGCCCGCGCAGGCCGGCCAGTGGCAGCACCTCGCCGGCGTCTACAACCGCGCGTCGGGCACGCTTTCCCTGTACGTCAACGGAACCCTGCAGCAGAGCGTCCCGTTCACCACGCCGTGGACCGCCGCCGGGCACCTGGTCATCGGACGCGGCAAGTGGGCCGGCGGCCCGGCCGACTGGTTCGCCGGGGGCGTGGACGACGTCCGCGCGTACCCGACCCCGCTGACCGCCTCCGCCGTCGCCGCACTGGCGGCCGGCGGATCGTGGCACTTCGACGAGGGCACCGGCACGGTCGCCCGCGACTCCTCGGCCAACGCGGCCGACGGCACCCTCCGCGGAGCCACCTGGACCGCGGGTGCGGCGGGCCAGGCGGTCCAGTTCGACGGGAAGTCCACTGTGGACATGGGCACCTCGCCCGCGTTCGACACCGGCACCGGCTCGCTCTCCCTGGCCGCGTGGTTCCGCACCACCTCGGACGGCACGCTCGTGGACCACGGCGACGGCTACGCCCTCGGCATGACCGGCGGCAGGCTCACCGCCCGCGTCGGCACCGTCCAGGTGACCACCACCGGGGGCGGCCTCGCCGACGGCACCTGGCACCACGCCGCCGTCGTCCTGGACCGCGCCTCGCAGCGGCTCACCGTCTACGCCGACGGCGACGCGGCCACGGTGACCAGCACCTGCGGCACCCCGACCGGCACCACGCTGGACGTCTCCGCCTGCCCGGCCTCCGGGACCGCCGCGGCGCCGCTGACGGTCGGCGCCGGGTTCACCGGCGCGATCGACGAACTGGAGCTGCGCCGCTTCCCGCTCACCGCGGCCCAGATCGGCACGCTGGCCGGGGCGAACCAGCTGGCCGTGGACGCCAACGTCGTCCGCGCCAACACCCGCCCGACCACCTACGGCTCGATCCTCGAAGACATCAGCCACTCCGTCGAGGGCGGGCTGTACGCGGAGCTGGTCCGCAACCGCACCTTCAAGGAGGCCTACCAGCGCGGCAGCGGCGCGGGCGACACCCCGGTCCCGTACTGGTCGCTGGTCACCTCGCCGGGTGCCACCGGCACCTACGCGATCGACACGGCCACGCCGCTCAACACCGCCCTCGACCGGTCGCTGAAGCTGCACGCCGACGCGGTGCCGGTGACCGGGCGCGTGGCCGCCGCCAACGTCGGCTTCTACGGCATCGCGGCGAAACCGGCCACGAAGTACACCGGCAGCTTCTTCGCGAAGGGCACGTGGACCGGCGCGGTCCGCGTCAGCCTGGAGAAGCCGGACGGCACGGTGCTGGCGAGCAAGGACGTCCAGCCGGTCGGTGCCGCGTGGGCGCAGCAGACGTTCAGCTTCACCACGCCGTCCACCATCGCCGCGTCGACCGACAACCGGATCGTCGTGTCCCTGGTGAACAAGGGGAAGCAGGCGCTCGCCGGGGACGCCTGGTTCCAGCAGGTGTCGCTCTTCCCGCCGACCTTCAAGAACCACGGCGTCCGGCTGGACCTCGGGCAGAAGCTCGCCGCGATGAAGCTCGGCCTGTTCCGCGTCCCGGGCGGCAACTACCTCGAGGGCAACACCCTCGACACCCGGTTCGCGTGGAAGAACACCATCGGCAAGCCGGAGGAGCGGCCCGGCCACCAGAACACCGCGTGGGGCTACTGGTCCACCGACGGGTTCGGCATCCTCGACTACCTGAAGCTCGCCGAGGACATCGGCGCCCAGCCGCTCCTGGCCCTGTTCGCCGGCTACACGCTCAACGGCCAGCACGTCAGCCAGGCCGATTACCCGCAGTACGTCCAGGAAGCCCTCGACGAAATCGAGTACGCCATCGGCGACAGCTCGACGACGTGGGGCGCGAAGCGGATCGCCGACGGGCACCCGGCGCCGTTCGACCTGCACTACGTCGAGGTCGGCAACGAGGACTGGTTCGACGGCTCGGGCAGCTACGCCTGGCGCTTCACCGACATGTACAACGCCGTCAAGGCGAAGTACCCGCAGCTGACGGTCATCGCCACGACCGGCGGGCTGCAGGGCGGGGCCGCGTCGAGCACACCGACCGGGGTGCGCCCCGACGCCGCGGACGACCACTACTACCAGTCGCCGCAGTGGTTCACTGACAACTCGACCCGCTACGACACCGCGGACCGCTCCGGCCCGGACATCCTCGTCGGCGAATACGGCGCCCAGGACGGCCGGCCCACCGGCACCCTGGCCGCCGCCATCGGCGAGGCCGCGTTCCTCACCGGGCTCGAGCGCAACAGCGACGTCGTCATCGGTTCGATGTACGCACCGGTGCTGGTGCACGAGAACCAGTCCAACTGGCCGGTCAACCTGATCGGCCTCGACGCCGGGAGCAGCTACGGCTCGCCGTCGTACTGGGTGCAGCAGATGTTTTCCAGCACGCTCGGCAAGCAGATCGTGACCAGCCGCCTCAACCAGGGCAGCCCGCTGCGGCAAGTGGTGAACGTGACCACCAAGGCGGGGAAGAAGACGTTCACGGTCAAGCTCGTCAACCCGACCGGCCAGGTCCAGACCGCGCGGCTGGCGTTCACCGGCGTCACCGCGGTCGACGGCACCGGGACGCTCACCACGCTCACCGGCGACCCGGCGGGGCGCAACAGCCTCGCCGCGCCGGCCGCGATCGTGCCGCAGACCAGGGAGCTCACCGGGCTCGCCGCGACGTCGAAGCTGACCCTGCCCGCCAACTCCGTGACCACCCTGGTCATGACCGGCCGCTGA